Proteins from one Brevibacillus humidisoli genomic window:
- a CDS encoding two-component system sensor histidine kinase NtrB — protein sequence MEREYAKKILLLTLIERILGMFEKSCRDLVALGGDYARYVQEYGEAIRELTSHALESAIDLLFATEEEYDCKKREYFEQIVERAFQSAWSEIPYDVVLELSTKMRVHFFNEMTDILQEAGSFISTPYAYEIFRRLNEIMELLFQHYFTRYLSLKEEQIDHLHEQKISVIGHMAAGMAHELRNPLTSFQGFLQLMEESIKQGRMESTTFLAYIRICREELKALQDLLSSFLVMARKRQGSKKDVEVLPLKPILQRVHDVARHFALEKDVTLLFDRIDSSVQIRGVSSYIEQIGLNIVKNAVDAVAVGGQVVVETEIDPQKRMVQICFADDGPGMRREQLERIFEPFYTTKERGTGLGLAICRQLVLEMAGTIQVDSQPGHGTRVIVELPISD from the coding sequence GTGGAGCGAGAATACGCCAAAAAAATCCTGCTGCTAACGTTGATAGAACGAATCCTAGGCATGTTTGAAAAGAGCTGCCGGGATCTAGTAGCGTTGGGCGGAGATTATGCCAGATATGTCCAGGAGTATGGGGAAGCGATCAGAGAGCTGACCAGTCACGCGTTGGAGTCAGCGATTGATCTGCTGTTTGCCACGGAAGAGGAGTATGACTGCAAGAAACGGGAGTACTTCGAACAAATCGTCGAACGTGCTTTTCAATCGGCATGGAGCGAAATCCCCTACGATGTGGTCCTGGAGTTAAGTACCAAGATGCGCGTTCATTTCTTTAATGAGATGACAGATATTTTACAAGAGGCAGGTTCATTCATATCTACTCCATATGCTTACGAGATATTCCGACGATTAAACGAAATCATGGAGCTGTTATTCCAGCATTATTTCACCAGATACCTGTCCCTTAAAGAAGAACAGATCGATCACCTGCACGAACAGAAGATTTCTGTTATTGGCCATATGGCAGCGGGTATGGCACATGAACTTCGCAACCCGCTTACCTCGTTTCAGGGCTTTTTGCAATTGATGGAAGAAAGCATTAAACAGGGCCGTATGGAATCGACGACTTTTTTGGCCTACATTCGAATATGTCGGGAGGAATTGAAAGCGCTGCAGGATTTGCTATCCAGCTTTTTGGTTATGGCCCGCAAGCGGCAGGGTTCCAAAAAGGATGTGGAGGTGCTGCCACTCAAACCGATCCTACAGCGTGTTCATGATGTGGCACGCCATTTTGCCTTGGAGAAGGATGTAACGCTTCTGTTTGATCGGATAGACAGCTCTGTACAGATCCGCGGCGTCTCCTCGTACATCGAGCAAATCGGGCTGAACATCGTCAAAAATGCGGTGGACGCAGTCGCTGTGGGCGGACAAGTGGTTGTTGAAACGGAGATCGATCCACAGAAGCGGATGGTACAGATCTGCTTTGCTGATGATGGTCCAGGGATGAGGCGTGAGCAATTAGAGCGTATCTTTGAGCCGTTTTATACGACCAAAGAGCGAGGAACCGGGCTGGGATTGGCCATTTGTCGGCAGCTGGTCTTGGAAATGGCTGGTACGATTCAAGTCGATTCGCAGCCCGGTCATGGAACGCGGGTCATCGTCGAACTGCCTATCTCAGACTAG
- a CDS encoding DUF420 domain-containing protein, producing MSPQLIALLLTSFIVTSAVLTAVGWYFIRRRKIEQHQKLMVAASLFATVFFILYVSKTFIVGSTQFGGPADVKIAYLIFLVFHIILATAAGAMGIITLVYAYKKQFQKHKRIGPWASVIWFCSAATGVMVYLLLYVIYPSGETKSVTDLLSQ from the coding sequence ATGTCGCCTCAACTCATCGCGCTGCTGCTGACCAGCTTCATCGTTACCAGTGCCGTTTTGACAGCGGTTGGCTGGTACTTCATCCGGCGGAGGAAGATAGAGCAGCATCAAAAACTGATGGTTGCTGCCTCTCTTTTTGCTACGGTATTCTTTATTCTCTATGTGTCCAAAACATTTATCGTCGGCTCGACCCAATTTGGCGGTCCGGCTGACGTTAAAATTGCCTACTTGATTTTCCTCGTCTTTCACATCATACTGGCAACGGCTGCCGGAGCGATGGGGATTATCACGCTGGTATACGCGTACAAAAAGCAGTTCCAAAAACACAAGCGGATCGGTCCGTGGGCTTCTGTCATCTGGTTTTGTTCCGCGGCGACCGGGGTGATGGTCTATTTGCTGTTGTACGTCATTTACCCGAGTGGTGAGACAAAGAGCGTGACCGATTTGCTTTCACAATAG
- a CDS encoding L-ribulose-5-phosphate 4-epimerase: MLESLKSLVCELHLELPKNQLVTMTSGNVSARDRESGYVVVKPSGVPYEQLSPADMVVVNLDGQVIEGNQRPSVDAETHLYIYRERDDINGVVHTHSPYATSFAVLGQGIPPVLTSVADIFGGPVPVAPYAAVGGEQIGRAVVEHIGHSPAILMQNHGVFTVGPTPQLALKAAVVLEDVAKTIHLAMLRGMPIEIPEQEVERAHRYYQTMYGQKQSC, encoded by the coding sequence ATGCTAGAAAGTTTGAAATCATTGGTCTGCGAGTTGCATCTGGAACTGCCAAAAAACCAGTTGGTTACGATGACCAGCGGCAATGTAAGTGCGCGGGACCGAGAGTCCGGCTACGTGGTGGTGAAACCGAGCGGGGTACCGTATGAGCAACTCTCGCCCGCAGACATGGTGGTGGTTAACCTGGATGGACAGGTAATAGAGGGGAATCAGCGGCCGTCTGTTGATGCCGAGACCCACCTGTACATTTACCGGGAGCGCGATGACATCAATGGAGTGGTCCACACCCATTCGCCTTACGCCACCAGCTTTGCCGTGCTGGGGCAGGGCATACCGCCTGTTTTGACGTCTGTTGCTGACATCTTTGGAGGACCGGTGCCAGTCGCACCGTATGCGGCAGTTGGCGGGGAGCAGATCGGCCGCGCGGTGGTGGAACATATCGGTCATTCTCCAGCCATCCTGATGCAAAATCACGGTGTTTTTACGGTTGGACCGACACCGCAGCTTGCACTGAAAGCGGCAGTGGTACTGGAAGACGTGGCAAAAACGATTCACTTGGCTATGCTGAGAGGAATGCCGATCGAGATTCCTGAACAAGAGGTGGAGCGGGCTCATCGGTACTATCAAACGATGTACGGACAAAAACAAAGCTGCTGA
- a CDS encoding PTS sugar transporter subunit IIB, protein MSKKVVVICGTGVCTSTVVMGKLKAFLQEKGLNVNLTQSKVSDVMNRAADYDLIISTTAVPSSISAKVLNAVPVLTGVGKEKFFEELEAALKE, encoded by the coding sequence ATGAGCAAAAAAGTGGTCGTCATTTGTGGAACGGGCGTTTGCACGTCAACTGTGGTGATGGGGAAGTTGAAAGCGTTTTTACAAGAGAAGGGACTGAACGTAAATCTAACCCAGTCGAAGGTGTCTGATGTGATGAATCGGGCTGCCGACTACGATTTGATCATTTCCACCACAGCGGTCCCGTCTTCGATCTCTGCAAAAGTACTAAATGCAGTCCCCGTGCTGACTGGTGTTGGCAAGGAGAAATTCTTTGAGGAATTGGAGGCGGCATTAAAAGAGTAG
- a CDS encoding amino acid ABC transporter ATP-binding protein, translating to MISIKNLHKYFGELHVLKGIDLEIQEQEVVVLIGASGSGKSTLLRCLNFLEMKDSGEIRLMEQTIEPDRVKLNKIREQVGMVFQHFNLFPHMTVLENVIEAPVHVQRREKQDATEHALALLQKVGLREKADVYPDKLSGGQKQRVAIARALAMKPKIMLFDEPTSALDPELVGEVLQVMKELAREGMTMIVVTHEMGFAREVADRIVFMADGMIVEQGSPDALFTNPQHPKAKQFLQSIL from the coding sequence TTGATCTCGATTAAAAATTTGCACAAATACTTTGGGGAACTGCACGTTTTAAAAGGGATTGATCTCGAGATCCAGGAACAAGAGGTGGTCGTCCTCATCGGAGCAAGCGGGTCGGGGAAAAGTACGCTATTGAGATGTCTTAATTTTTTGGAGATGAAAGATAGCGGAGAAATCAGGTTGATGGAGCAGACCATCGAACCGGATCGGGTCAAGCTGAACAAAATCAGGGAACAGGTCGGCATGGTATTCCAGCATTTTAACCTGTTTCCCCACATGACGGTGCTGGAAAACGTCATCGAGGCTCCAGTTCATGTACAGCGCAGAGAAAAGCAGGATGCAACTGAACATGCGCTCGCTTTACTGCAAAAGGTGGGGCTGAGGGAGAAGGCAGACGTGTACCCAGACAAACTGTCTGGAGGGCAGAAGCAGCGGGTAGCTATTGCCAGGGCACTGGCCATGAAGCCGAAAATCATGCTGTTCGATGAACCGACGTCAGCTCTTGATCCAGAGTTGGTCGGGGAGGTGCTGCAGGTGATGAAAGAACTGGCTCGGGAGGGCATGACCATGATCGTGGTGACGCATGAGATGGGTTTCGCCCGAGAAGTGGCCGACCGGATCGTCTTTATGGCTGATGGAATGATAGTAGAACAAGGCAGCCCGGATGCTCTTTTCACCAATCCGCAGCATCCCAAGGCAAAACAATTTCTGCAGAGTATTTTGTAG
- a CDS encoding YycC family protein, which yields MRPMQISGETAQKLAKALDIPIEQLMHMPQHILLQKLAELHAKEQKESNEQRDCTE from the coding sequence ATGAGACCGATGCAGATTTCTGGTGAGACCGCACAGAAACTGGCAAAGGCCTTGGACATTCCGATTGAGCAATTGATGCATATGCCCCAGCATATATTGCTGCAAAAACTTGCCGAGTTGCATGCGAAAGAACAAAAAGAGAGCAATGAACAACGAGACTGCACAGAGTAG
- a CDS encoding PTS sugar transporter subunit IIA: MNLLDIVKPDYLCIFHEPCEREEIINRLGMLLTNCGVVEQAYIDAVLAREAEFPTGLELGEIHVAIPHADSAAVKSPAIALGVAKRGVPFRSMAEPEKEIAVHLVILLATQRSEMQLQALEKTMDFVQDPKRLKSLLEAADEGELYTRFVEYLVLEEQ; the protein is encoded by the coding sequence ATGAACTTGTTGGATATTGTCAAGCCGGATTACCTCTGCATATTTCATGAGCCGTGCGAGAGAGAAGAGATCATCAATCGGTTGGGAATGCTTTTGACCAACTGCGGAGTGGTTGAGCAGGCCTACATTGATGCCGTATTGGCACGGGAGGCGGAGTTTCCGACTGGACTGGAGCTCGGAGAGATTCACGTGGCCATCCCCCATGCTGATTCTGCAGCGGTCAAATCACCGGCAATCGCCTTGGGAGTCGCCAAACGGGGCGTCCCTTTTCGCAGTATGGCGGAGCCGGAAAAAGAGATTGCGGTCCATCTGGTGATCCTGTTAGCTACGCAAAGAAGTGAGATGCAGCTGCAGGCTTTGGAAAAGACGATGGATTTCGTGCAGGATCCCAAACGGCTGAAGAGTTTGCTGGAGGCGGCAGATGAAGGGGAACTGTACACCAGATTTGTGGAATACTTGGTGCTGGAAGAACAGTAA
- the ptsP gene encoding phosphoenolpyruvate--protein phosphotransferase, with protein MTKGIAASPGYAAGPVFLLQEADLTISTESIANDAADQEWSSLVHALEQTKEDLRETKQKVAEKIGEEESAIFESHLMILDDPALTGDIQSEIENERKNAAWAVHDVFSKHAEMFASLDDPYMKERASDFRDLEKRVLKHLLGVVDASLESIQEPVILVAYDLTPSDTARLDPQTIKGIITEIGGSTSHSAILARNLQIPAVVGCPNITKQLAAGDMAALDGSSGEVILHPTADLIKQYQEKQEEFRTNQQRWKASAQELAVTADGRRVEVAANIGNPSDVKAVLDNGGEAIGLFRSEFLFLDRDTLPDEEEQFQAYRQVAEEMAGRPVIIRTLDIGGDKQVPALPMDEELNPFLGFRAIRLCLDRKELFMTQLRAILRASHYGKLRIMFPMIAIEAELKQALEVLEEAKAALKRETVPFDEQIETGIMIEVPSAAIIADQLAKHVDFFSIGSNDLIQYTFAADRMNQKVGYLYDPGHTAILRLIKQVVEHADANGIWVGVCGEMAGVPEFAKALIGIGVKELSMTASLIPQIKYEISQSSYAELEKQVREKL; from the coding sequence ATGACAAAAGGAATCGCAGCCTCACCCGGTTACGCAGCTGGTCCTGTTTTTCTCTTGCAGGAAGCAGACCTTACGATTTCAACCGAATCGATTGCCAATGATGCCGCCGACCAGGAATGGTCCTCCTTGGTCCATGCTCTGGAGCAGACCAAAGAGGATTTGAGAGAGACGAAACAAAAAGTGGCCGAAAAAATCGGCGAGGAAGAAAGTGCCATCTTTGAATCCCATTTGATGATTTTGGACGACCCTGCCCTGACCGGCGACATCCAGAGCGAGATTGAGAACGAGCGGAAGAACGCCGCTTGGGCCGTACATGATGTTTTCTCCAAACATGCGGAGATGTTCGCCTCGCTGGATGATCCCTACATGAAGGAGCGGGCCAGTGATTTTCGCGATCTGGAGAAGCGTGTACTGAAGCATCTGTTGGGGGTTGTCGACGCCTCGCTGGAGTCGATTCAAGAACCGGTGATCCTCGTCGCCTACGATCTGACACCATCTGATACGGCACGCCTTGATCCCCAGACGATCAAAGGGATCATCACCGAGATCGGCGGTTCGACCAGCCACTCCGCCATCCTGGCTCGTAATCTGCAAATCCCGGCTGTAGTCGGTTGCCCAAATATCACAAAGCAGCTCGCCGCTGGCGATATGGCTGCTCTAGACGGCAGCAGCGGTGAAGTGATTCTCCATCCAACCGCTGACCTCATCAAGCAGTACCAGGAGAAGCAAGAAGAATTCCGGACCAACCAACAGCGCTGGAAAGCATCCGCTCAAGAACTGGCTGTTACCGCAGATGGGCGGCGTGTCGAGGTGGCAGCCAACATCGGGAACCCGTCTGACGTGAAAGCAGTCCTTGACAACGGCGGCGAAGCGATCGGACTGTTCCGCTCCGAGTTTCTCTTCCTGGACCGGGACACCCTGCCCGATGAAGAAGAACAGTTTCAAGCCTACCGGCAGGTGGCTGAAGAGATGGCTGGCCGCCCCGTCATTATCCGTACGCTCGACATCGGCGGCGACAAACAGGTACCCGCTCTCCCGATGGACGAAGAGCTCAATCCGTTCCTCGGATTCCGGGCGATTCGCCTCTGTCTGGACCGCAAAGAGCTGTTCATGACCCAACTGCGGGCGATCCTGAGAGCCAGTCACTACGGGAAGCTGCGGATCATGTTCCCGATGATTGCGATCGAAGCGGAATTGAAGCAGGCGCTGGAAGTGCTGGAAGAGGCAAAAGCAGCACTGAAGCGAGAAACAGTGCCGTTTGACGAGCAGATCGAGACCGGGATCATGATTGAAGTCCCGTCTGCGGCGATCATCGCCGACCAGTTGGCCAAGCATGTGGACTTTTTCAGCATCGGCTCCAACGACCTGATCCAATACACATTTGCTGCCGACCGCATGAATCAAAAAGTTGGCTATTTGTACGATCCGGGCCACACGGCGATCCTGCGCCTGATCAAACAGGTGGTCGAACACGCAGATGCGAACGGCATCTGGGTCGGAGTCTGCGGCGAGATGGCCGGGGTGCCAGAGTTCGCCAAAGCGCTGATTGGCATCGGCGTAAAAGAGTTAAGCATGACCGCCAGCCTGATCCCGCAGATCAAGTACGAAATCTCGCAGAGTTCCTACGCTGAACTGGAAAAGCAGGTTCGCGAAAAATTGTGA
- a CDS encoding PTS galactitol transporter subunit IIC: MLPIIIFIFGLILKSKPSAAFRAGLTAGIGFIGINLVIGLLMDSLGPAAKDMVNRLGIQLSVIDVGWPATAAVSFGSTVGALAIPIGLAVNLALLVFGLTKTLNVDLWNLWHVAFTGALVSIMTDSFALGVLTSIVHTLVILVLSDLTAKHVEKYYGYPNVAFPHGTSTPYYLFALPLEKLFNVIPGLKDWKADPDAIQRRLGVFGESIVLGLILGIMIGILAGWDLQAILQLGVKTAAVMLLLPRVVAILMEGLMPISEAAGEFVKKRFPDRELYIGMDSALAVGHPAVIASSLILIPVALGLAVLIPGNKVLPFGDLATIPFMICLMVPIFRGNVVRTVIAGTISIGFGLLIATYASPYFTEAAKNVGFPFPEGATAISSLVDGAVPTTAIFMFAAKLGYAGLIAIGLITLGVAFYQRKKDKQQAQEGTQLTS, translated from the coding sequence ATGTTGCCGATTATTATCTTTATCTTTGGTCTTATTCTTAAGTCCAAACCGAGTGCTGCTTTCCGGGCTGGTCTAACGGCAGGGATTGGCTTTATCGGGATCAATCTCGTCATTGGTCTGTTGATGGACAGCTTGGGGCCGGCGGCAAAAGATATGGTCAATCGGCTCGGGATTCAACTCAGCGTAATCGATGTCGGCTGGCCGGCGACAGCTGCCGTCTCCTTTGGTTCTACCGTTGGGGCACTGGCGATACCGATCGGTTTGGCTGTCAATCTCGCCTTGCTGGTATTCGGATTAACCAAGACTTTAAACGTCGATCTGTGGAATCTGTGGCATGTCGCATTTACCGGAGCTCTGGTCAGCATCATGACGGACAGCTTCGCATTAGGCGTACTCACTTCTATCGTGCATACGCTGGTGATCCTGGTATTGTCGGATCTGACCGCCAAACATGTGGAGAAGTACTACGGCTATCCCAATGTAGCTTTTCCACATGGCACGTCAACCCCGTACTACCTGTTTGCCCTGCCGCTGGAAAAGCTGTTTAATGTGATACCTGGTCTCAAGGACTGGAAAGCAGATCCTGATGCGATCCAGAGACGGCTCGGTGTATTCGGCGAATCGATTGTCCTTGGTCTGATCCTGGGGATTATGATCGGGATTCTCGCCGGGTGGGATTTACAGGCGATCCTGCAGCTTGGTGTGAAAACAGCAGCGGTGATGCTGCTCCTGCCGCGTGTCGTTGCGATCCTGATGGAAGGTTTGATGCCGATTTCGGAGGCAGCGGGCGAGTTCGTCAAGAAACGCTTCCCAGACAGAGAGCTGTATATCGGGATGGACTCGGCACTGGCTGTCGGCCATCCAGCCGTCATCGCCTCATCGCTGATCCTGATTCCCGTGGCGTTGGGCTTAGCTGTTCTGATACCGGGAAACAAGGTGCTGCCTTTTGGTGATTTGGCCACCATCCCATTTATGATCTGCCTGATGGTGCCGATCTTCCGCGGCAACGTCGTACGCACGGTGATCGCCGGTACCATATCCATCGGGTTTGGACTGTTGATTGCCACGTACGCTTCACCGTATTTCACGGAAGCAGCCAAAAATGTAGGCTTTCCCTTTCCGGAAGGAGCAACCGCCATCTCCTCCTTGGTGGACGGCGCCGTACCGACCACGGCCATCTTTATGTTTGCTGCCAAACTAGGCTATGCCGGGTTGATTGCGATTGGCTTGATCACACTGGGAGTTGCCTTTTATCAGCGGAAAAAAGATAAGCAGCAGGCTCAGGAAGGGACGCAGCTGACGTCGTAG
- a CDS encoding ABC transporter substrate-binding protein — translation MKWNRLGSLLICMALLLIGLYGCGTNTESSGSETQEFVFAMSGLYPPFNYQENGELVGFDVEIGYALAEKMGMTPKPVTNPWQTILAALKADKFDAIIGSMAITDERKKEVDFSIPYYESGAQIFVNKENQQIASADDLKGKRIGVVVSSTFEKIAKEYTDQVETYDSDVTALQELLVEGRLDAVITDELVGKYAITQNDLAIKPVGEPLFLDQMAIPVKKGNTELLEKLNKALEEIKADGTYEKISQKYFGENITK, via the coding sequence ATGAAATGGAACAGACTGGGCAGCTTACTGATTTGTATGGCATTGTTGTTGATCGGTTTGTATGGATGTGGTACGAATACGGAGAGCAGCGGCTCAGAAACGCAGGAGTTTGTCTTTGCCATGAGCGGCTTGTACCCACCGTTTAATTACCAGGAGAATGGGGAACTGGTTGGTTTCGACGTGGAAATCGGCTATGCGTTGGCCGAGAAAATGGGAATGACCCCAAAACCGGTGACGAATCCGTGGCAGACGATCCTTGCAGCGCTAAAAGCGGACAAGTTTGATGCGATTATCGGCAGCATGGCGATCACGGATGAGCGCAAAAAAGAGGTTGACTTTTCTATTCCTTACTACGAGTCGGGGGCACAGATCTTTGTCAACAAAGAAAATCAGCAGATCGCCTCAGCGGATGATTTGAAAGGAAAGCGAATCGGAGTGGTCGTTTCCAGTACATTTGAAAAGATTGCCAAGGAATACACCGATCAGGTAGAGACCTATGATAGCGACGTAACGGCTCTGCAGGAACTGTTGGTAGAAGGAAGGCTCGATGCTGTCATAACCGATGAACTGGTCGGCAAGTACGCCATCACGCAAAACGATTTGGCGATCAAGCCGGTAGGCGAACCGCTGTTCCTCGATCAGATGGCGATTCCAGTAAAGAAGGGGAATACAGAACTGTTGGAGAAGCTGAACAAGGCTCTGGAGGAGATCAAAGCGGATGGCACGTATGAGAAGATCAGTCAGAAATACTTTGGAGAAAATATAACGAAATAA
- a CDS encoding amino acid ABC transporter permease: protein MNAFVEIFVTSIAGFAEATWMTLRITVASLLLASLIGLMFAFMKLSPRRTVRLLADGYIGLIRGTPLIVQIMWLYFGITHFLVLSKFWAGVLALAIHSGAYIAEIFRGAIQSIDRGQMEAAQSLGMSYPLAMRRIILPQAFKRAIPPLGNQFIIGLKDSSLVAFIGVSEIFQLSMSGAAATFKQLEYYTIAGLYYLLLVVLFTLLLRRIERHLDTGSR, encoded by the coding sequence ATGAACGCATTTGTCGAGATCTTTGTAACCAGTATCGCAGGTTTTGCTGAGGCCACTTGGATGACCCTGAGGATCACCGTCGCTTCCTTATTGCTGGCCTCGCTGATCGGCCTGATGTTTGCTTTTATGAAGCTGTCACCCCGTCGTACGGTTCGTCTGTTGGCTGACGGCTATATCGGATTGATTCGGGGAACACCCTTGATTGTCCAGATTATGTGGCTCTACTTCGGTATTACCCACTTTTTGGTTCTCTCCAAGTTTTGGGCAGGGGTATTGGCGCTCGCCATCCATAGTGGTGCCTATATCGCCGAGATTTTCCGAGGTGCCATTCAATCGATTGACAGAGGACAGATGGAAGCAGCTCAATCTCTGGGGATGAGCTATCCGTTGGCCATGCGTCGAATCATCCTGCCACAGGCCTTTAAACGGGCTATCCCGCCGTTGGGCAACCAGTTTATCATCGGTTTGAAAGACTCATCATTGGTGGCCTTTATCGGTGTTAGTGAGATCTTTCAATTATCGATGAGTGGAGCTGCCGCAACATTCAAACAATTGGAGTACTATACGATTGCCGGCCTGTATTACCTCCTGCTTGTCGTCTTGTTTACACTCTTGCTGCGGCGTATCGAAAGACACTTGGACACAGGAAGTAGGTGA
- the dinB gene encoding DNA polymerase IV produces MKKFLHLDLDAFFASVEQLDNPSLRGKPVIVGGTRNRGVVATCSYEARAYGVRSAMPAALARKKCPEGIFLPVRYSRYQEKSAEVRAIYTQYTDLYQSVGLDEAYLDMSHYDNAIPPAREIKERIHKETGLTCSIGLSYNMSLAKIASDLRKPDAFVVIREEQALEVLRSLPVGALHGIGRKSQELLAKCGIHTIEEFWTLSEAELVELFGKAGRGYYLRARGIDHRQIQMNRPIKSISRETTLAVDLFERDDVIRIARELFAELWQEVEAEGVQPQTLALKVKYTDFKQRSKQKKVEHEEWAAVLEQLAEAFDYTPGVRLVGVSVSNFVRPDEASPRYEQLRFF; encoded by the coding sequence ATGAAGAAGTTCCTTCATCTCGACCTCGACGCCTTCTTTGCCAGTGTCGAGCAGCTTGATAACCCATCGCTGCGCGGAAAGCCGGTTATCGTCGGTGGGACGAGGAATCGTGGCGTTGTGGCCACCTGCAGCTATGAGGCGCGAGCCTATGGCGTCCGCTCCGCCATGCCAGCCGCCCTGGCCAGAAAAAAATGTCCCGAGGGGATTTTCCTTCCTGTCCGCTATAGTCGTTACCAAGAGAAGTCGGCGGAAGTGAGGGCGATCTATACGCAATACACCGATCTGTACCAGTCTGTCGGTTTGGACGAAGCGTATCTTGATATGTCCCACTATGACAACGCGATTCCACCGGCGCGTGAAATCAAAGAACGAATTCACAAGGAGACCGGACTCACCTGCAGTATCGGCCTCTCGTACAACATGTCTCTGGCCAAGATTGCCAGCGATCTGCGCAAACCCGACGCGTTTGTCGTGATACGAGAGGAACAAGCCCTTGAGGTATTGCGAAGTTTGCCGGTTGGGGCACTGCATGGGATTGGCCGCAAATCACAGGAACTGCTAGCGAAGTGCGGAATTCATACAATCGAAGAGTTTTGGACGTTGAGCGAGGCAGAACTGGTTGAACTGTTTGGAAAAGCTGGCCGCGGCTATTACCTGCGAGCCAGAGGAATCGATCACCGACAGATTCAGATGAACAGGCCGATCAAGTCGATCAGCAGAGAAACAACACTGGCGGTGGATCTCTTTGAGCGAGATGATGTAATCAGGATTGCACGTGAATTGTTTGCCGAGCTGTGGCAAGAGGTAGAGGCAGAAGGTGTGCAGCCGCAAACGCTTGCCCTGAAGGTCAAGTACACCGATTTCAAGCAGCGAAGCAAACAGAAAAAGGTAGAGCATGAGGAGTGGGCAGCTGTCCTGGAGCAACTGGCCGAAGCGTTTGACTATACTCCGGGGGTACGTCTGGTGGGTGTATCTGTGTCCAACTTTGTGCGCCCGGACGAAGCTTCACCACGCTACGAACAATTGCGTTTTTTCTAG